The Brevundimonas sp. SORGH_AS_0993 genome segment CCAGCGCCCTGTCCACCGCGACGTCGTGCGCCGCCGCGCCGATGACGATGCCCAGTTCGACCTCCCAGTCGGTCTTCTTCGATCCGCGCGGAATGACGACCGGGTCGTTCGGACCCTGGATGCAATTCACCCATTTGTTGAACACGACCGGCTCCTCTGGGATCGGCAGGTTAGATTCGGCGGCGTGGTCGGCATAGTTCAGGCCGATCGCGATGAATTTGCGCGTGCCGGCGATTGGCGGGCCGTAGCGGACCCCCGCCTCGACCAGCGGCAGGTCGTCGGGGGAAAGCGCGGCCAGGCGACGCAGCCCTTGGGCCGAGATTGCGGCGGGGTCGATGTCGGCGACATGGCCGGACAGGTCGCGGATGCGGCCGGCGGCGTCGATCAGGCCAGGCTTCTCATGACCGGGCGCGCCGAAGCGGCAGAGTTTCATGGTTGTTCCTTTGTCGGAAAAGGGTTGGAAACCTCGGCGAGGAGGCGGTGATCTATGGCGGAGACGGCGTTGACGCCGGTCAGCGTCATGACGACTTCCATTTCGCGCGCGAGAATGGAGAGCATGCGCGCCACCCCGTCTTCGCCTTCGGCGGCGAGCGCCCACAGCCACGCCCGGCCGAGCAGTACGCCCTTGGCTCCCAGCGCCAGAAGGCGGACGACGTCGAGGCCGGATCGGACGCCGGAATCGGCCAGCACAGTCAGCCGATCGCCGACCGCCGCGGCGATGCGGGGCAGGGCGGCGGCGGTCGACATCGCGCCGTCGAGCTGTCGCCCGCCATG includes the following:
- a CDS encoding fumarylacetoacetate hydrolase family protein — its product is MKLCRFGAPGHEKPGLIDAAGRIRDLSGHVADIDPAAISAQGLRRLAALSPDDLPLVEAGVRYGPPIAGTRKFIAIGLNYADHAAESNLPIPEEPVVFNKWVNCIQGPNDPVVIPRGSKKTDWEVELGIVIGAAAHDVAVDRALDHVAGYLVVNDVSEREWQAERGPTWDKGKGFPTFGPIGPWLVTADEVGDPQALSMWLDVNGQRMQTGSTATMIFPVAEIVAYCSQFMALEPGDIITTGTPPGVGLGQKPEPWYLKPGDVVTLGIDGLGEQRQDFVAAANG